AAAAGCTTTTGCAGGTTTACCCTTTCCAAAAGATTATTACGTAACTTACTAGGAATATACGCTGTTATGAAACTATCGAAAGTAACATGAGCCGAGTAAACCGAAGGCAGCGTGAAACAAGTGAACCAAACGAAGAGAGTTCATGAATACCCTAATCATAAAATAATAGATGAACAAATAATTTATGCAGATGAAAAAAAGAAAAACCAGTTTAAAAACAATCCTTCTTATCGCTTCTGGGCTTTTTGCGCTCAGCTTTATCGACCAAAAGCCAAACTTCATCGATGCTAGCTTCAACGCTGCAGAGAAACAATATCAATTTTTGGCCAAAGAAGCTGACAAAGACCATAAGTTCCCACGTACATTGACTCCTTCCGGACAATTGCGCGGAACCGATGAATGGGATTGGACAGGAGGTTTTTTCCCTGGCTCACTATGGTATATCTACAACCACACACACAATAAAGAAACGGAGAAAGAAGCGATAAAATGGACCGAAGCACTCGAAAAAGCGAAGGACTTGGACCAACATCACGATATTGGTTTTGTCATGTATTGTTCCTATGGCACGGCAATTAAATACCTCAAGGATCAGAAAAAAATTGCCGATTATAAAGCCATCCTTGTCCATTCAGCCAATACCGCATTAAAGCGCTTTAACCCACAGGTCGGTGTCATCAAGTCATGGAATGAGAAAAAGTCATGGGATGGCAAAACACTTTGGAAATACCCGGTCATCATTGACAATATGATGAACCTAGAAATGCTGTGTTACGTTTCGGATCTGACAGGTGATCCTAAATATAAAGATGTGGCCATCAGTCATGCAACACAAACCATGAAAAACCATTTCCGCACAGACTATAGCACCTACCATGTTGTAGACTATGATGCCAGCGGAAAAGCAATCCATCAACAGACAAATCAGGGGTATGCCGATAATTCAACCTGGGCACGTGGACAGGCATGGGCTATCTACGGATTTACCATGATGTATCGGGAGACAAAAAAACCAGAGTTTCTCAAAACAGCACAGGCAGCAGCTAAATTTTACATGACCCACAAAAATCTTCCAAAAGATAAAATCCCTTACTGGGATTTCAATGCTGGACAACAGGGATATAAATCAGATGCGGATTTTTCAACGTTAAAGCTCAATTACGTCCCTCGTGATGCCTCAGCAGCAGCCATTGTCGCTTCGGCACTCGTTGAACTATCTACCTTAACTTCTGGAGCAGAAAGTAAATCCTATTTAGCTTTTGCCAAGGAAAGTCTACAGACACTATCAGGAGCAGGTTATTTTGCCAAATACGCAAGCAACGGAGGTTTCTTGCTCAAACATAGTGTTGGCAGTCTGCCCCATCACTCCGAAATTGATGTCCCTTTGACCTATGCAGATTATTATTATCTCGAAGGTCTAACTCGATTGGAACAACTCAAAAAATAATAAAAATAGGCTGTATCAAAAGCTGATTTTGGGCAAGCAACGCCAATTAATATTTTGAAACCTCAGTTTCACGAATGAACAAGGTCCAAGTTCTGTGGAGAACTTGGACCTTACTTTTTAATATTCACGGCAATTCGAAAGAATTAAATCTTTATTTGTTACCCGTCGGGATTGTTTCTGATGAGGTACTACCCGCGTACTCAGCCTGCGGCAGCTTTATCTCAACAGTCTGATTTACTTTTGCACGTTTATTGATGAGATGAATACGTACGGCTTTTCCCTGTTGCAGTGGATCTGCCACATCCAGCTTGAAGACGCTATTTCCCTTTGTGATTTGCAGAATAACAGGCTTATCCACCTGAATAGACCAAGCTCCAATTTGATAGGTACCAGACTCATAAAACACGGCCTGAATAGCGGCCAGACCCAGATGTTCTACAGCTTGAATCGCAGGCGTATTGTGCCAAATTTTTAGCTGCTGCATAGCCCGCTTATCGATCTGATCCACACCAGGTACCGCGATATAAGCATAACTTCCATTTATAGGTTTCGCTGCGTGCTCAACCGATAACTTAAATACCTTACCATGTACAGCATCTTTTGATCGGGAACGATTGATGCGGTACCAAGAGCCCGATTGTTCCTTTGCCGTCAGAGCGATTTTCATCGCTTCTGGAAAGTAATAGCCGACCTGATTGTGCATGACATATTCACCTTGTTTGACATTTCGAACCAGTGAATCGGTTGACATCTGCTCTTTTCCATTCCATACGACAGGGCCATTCAACCAAGTTTGATTCAGTGTTGTTACGACCGGCTCCGCAGCACTACAGTTAATTCCGCTGCCCAGACAAACAATCTCCTTATCAAAAAAGAACCATGCTTTTTGTGCAGCCAGTCCATCGTATTGAACAGACATGGCCGATGCGCCGATTGTACCATTGCTGACCCCACCAGAGAAACTATTGGCAGCCAATACACCCCACTGTTCTTTCAGTTCCTGATCACCCTGATAATCTCGGGTTGTTGTCCCCGGAATTTTGTCCCATTCCCATACTGGCATGATATTAT
The window above is part of the Sphingobacterium sp. ML3W genome. Proteins encoded here:
- a CDS encoding glycoside hydrolase family 88 protein, with product MKKRKTSLKTILLIASGLFALSFIDQKPNFIDASFNAAEKQYQFLAKEADKDHKFPRTLTPSGQLRGTDEWDWTGGFFPGSLWYIYNHTHNKETEKEAIKWTEALEKAKDLDQHHDIGFVMYCSYGTAIKYLKDQKKIADYKAILVHSANTALKRFNPQVGVIKSWNEKKSWDGKTLWKYPVIIDNMMNLEMLCYVSDLTGDPKYKDVAISHATQTMKNHFRTDYSTYHVVDYDASGKAIHQQTNQGYADNSTWARGQAWAIYGFTMMYRETKKPEFLKTAQAAAKFYMTHKNLPKDKIPYWDFNAGQQGYKSDADFSTLKLNYVPRDASAAAIVASALVELSTLTSGAESKSYLAFAKESLQTLSGAGYFAKYASNGGFLLKHSVGSLPHHSEIDVPLTYADYYYLEGLTRLEQLKK